A region from the Branchiostoma lanceolatum isolate klBraLanc5 chromosome 2, klBraLanc5.hap2, whole genome shotgun sequence genome encodes:
- the LOC136426797 gene encoding ras-related protein Rap-1A-like: MRRTMKQIRLVVLGAGGVGKSSLVSQFMRGVFNTLYEPTVEDCYRHFLHLPDGNMHSIEILDTGGTHQFPAMQELNIKTAHGFIIVYSIDDAESFKEAHKLRKLVVNVKGTENIPLVMVGNKSDLAVDREVQKDEAVTAAREEWRCPFLETSAKYNRNVYDIFLALLNSAETCENRDSNKQKTSEKRRSSAIKTICSFKKATKNQRESCCIL, from the exons ATGCGCAGAACGATGAAGCAGATTCGCCTGGTCGTGCTGGGCGCCGGCGGTGTGGGGAAGAGCTCGCTGGTCAGCCAGTTCATGCGGGGCGTCTTCAACACCTTGTACGAGCCCACGGTGGAGGACTGCTACCGGCACTTCCTGCATCTCCCAG ATGGCAACATGCACAGCATAGAGATCCTGGACACGGGAGGCACGCACCAGTTTCCCGCCATGCAGGAGCTGAACATCAAGACTGCCCACGGCTTCATCATTGTCTACTCCATCGACGATGCCGAGTCCTTCAAGGAGGCGCACAAACTGCGCAAGCTCGTCgtcaatgtcaaag GTACAGAGAACATCCCGCTGGTGATGGTGGGGAACAAGTCGGACCTGGCAGTGGACAGGGAGGTGCAGAAAGACGAGGCCGTCACGGCGGCGAGGGAAGAATGGCGCTGTCCCTTCCTGGAGACCAGCGCAAAGTACAACCGCAACGTCTACGACATTTTCCTGGCCTTGTTGAACAGCGCGGAAACGTGCGAGAACAGAGACTCGAACAAACAGAAGACGTCGGAGAAGAGAAGATCGAGCGCGATAAAGACAATCTGCTCCTTCAAGAAGGCGACCAAGAACCAGAGGGAGTCGTGCTGCATCTTGTAG
- the LOC136427083 gene encoding collagen alpha-2(I) chain-like has translation MFQAMGLDRVMRRQETSPSPSPTGRRRRRPRSPAHRRPPRSRKFRPDEADTGRSHVSVRLTPRDLDGIGLVFLTLATVAVCGALVFPILRAGMDSFVCFTSAEAMSVPESTATQLPAVDALPKVTGSDRVSEVTEPDEVPEVAGSDGVPDVTGPDGVSKVTGPDGVSEVTGPDGVSKVTGPDGVLEVTGSDGVSEVTGPDGVSEVTAPDGVPEVTAPDGVSEITGPDGVLEVTGPDGVSEVTGPDGVSKVTGPDGVSKVTGPDGVLEVTGSDGVSEVTGPDGVSEVTAPDGVSEVTGPDGVSKVTGPDGVSEATETDGVSEVTGTDGVSEVPTPDGVPEVTAPDGVSEITGPDGVSKFTVPDGVSEVTEPDGVSKVTGPDGVSDVTAPDGVPEVTGLNRLPEVTGPDGVLEVTGSDGVSEVTGPDGVSEVTAPDGVSEVTLPDGVPEVTGPDGVSEVTGPDGVPEVTAPDGVSEVTAPDGVSEVTAPDGVSEVTGSDGVSEVTETHGVPEVTGSDGVSEVTETHGVSEVTGSDGVSEVTETHVPEVTGSDEVSEVTEPDVAIPLVSRPDGAVSAVTRPGVPAAVGPDAMPMVPGLDGVSRRLVRYVGWEPHPDPSHIDALLSRDRYLMHIQHGENCVTAKQKASR, from the exons atgtTTCAGGCGATGGGCCTCGACAGGGTGATGAGACGACAGGAGACCAGTCCCAGTCCAAGCCCTACCGGACGCCGCCGGCGCCGCCCTCGGTCCCCGGCGCACAGGAGACCGCCGAGGTCCCGCAAGTTCCGCCCTGATGAGGCCGACACGGGAAGGAGCCACGTCAGCGTGCGCCTGACCCCGCGCGACTTGGACGGCATCGGGCTGGTTTTCCTCACCCTGGCCACAGTGGCGGTGTGTGGGGCGCTGGTGTTTCCTATTCTCCGGGCCGGTATGGACAGCTTTGTCTGTTTCACCAGCGCAGAGGCGATGTCGGTCCCAGAGTCCACG GCGACACAACTGCCAGCAGTCGACGCCTTGCCCAAGGTCACCGGGTCAGACAGAGTTTCCGAGGTCACCGAGCCAGACGAAGTGCCCGAGGTCGCCGGGTCAGACGGAGTGCCCGACGTCACTGGGCCAGACGGAGTGTCCAAGGTCACTGGGCCAGACGGAGTGTCCGAGGTTACTGGGCCAGACGGAGTGTCCAAGGTTACTGGGCCAGACGGAGTGCTTGAGGTCACCGGGTCAGACGGAGTGTCCGAGGTCACTGGGCCAGACGGAGTGTCCGAGGTCACTGCACCAGACGGAGTGCCCGAGGTCACTGCACCAGATGGAGTGTCCGAGATCACTGGGCCAGACGGAGTGCTTGAGGTCACTGGGCCAGACGGAGTGTCCGAGGTTACTGGGCCAGACGGAGTGTCCAAGGTCACTGGGCCAGACGGAGTGTCCAAGGTCACTGGGCCAGACGGAGTGCTTGAGGTCACCGGGTCAGACGGAGTGTCCGAGGTCACTGGGCCAGACGGAGTGTCCGAGGTCACTGCACCAGACGGAGTGTCCGAGGTTACTGGGCCAGACGGAGTGTCCAAGGTTACTGGGCCAGACGGAGTGTCTGAGGCCACCGAGACAGACGGAGTGTCCGAGGTCACCGGAACAGACGGAGTGTCCGAGGTCCCTACACCAGACGGAGTGCCCGAGGTCACTGCACCAGATGGAGTGTCCGAGATCACCGGGCCAGACGGAGTGTCCAAGTTTACTGTGCCAGACGGAGTGTCCGAGGTCACTGAGCCAGACGGAGTGTCCAAGGTCACCGGGCCAGACGGAGTGTCTGATGTCACTGCGCCAGACGGAGTTCCCGAGGTCACTGGGTTAAACAGATTGCCCGAGGTCACTGGGCCAGACGGAGTGCTTGAGGTCACCGGGTCAGACGGAGTGTCCGAGGTCACTGGGCCAGACGGAGTGTCCGAGGTCACTGCACCAGACGGGGTGTCCGAGGTCACTTTGCCAGACGGGGTGCCCGAGGTCACTGGGCCAGACGGAGTGTCCGAGGTCACTGGGCCAGACGGAGTGCCCGAGGTCACTGCACCAGACGGAGTGTCCGAGGTCACTGCACCAGACGGAGTGTCCGAGGTCACTGCACCAGACGGAGTGTCCGAAGTAACCGGGTCAGACGGAGTGTCCGAAGTAACCGAGACACACGGAGTGCCCGAGGTCACCGGGTCGGACGGAGTGTCCGAAGTCACCGAGACACACGGAGTGTCCGAGGTCACCGGGTCAGATGGAGTGTCCGAAGTCACCGAGACACACGTGCCTGAGGTTACGGGGTCGGACGAGGTGTCCGAGGTTACCGAGCCAGACGTTGCCATCCCTTTGGTTTCCAGGCCAGACGGGGCCGTGTCTGCAGTTACCAGGCCAGGGGTGCCTGCGGCTGTAGGACCGGACGCCATGCCCATGGTTCCCGGGCTAGACGGGGTATCAAGGCGGCTGGTTCGCTACGTGGGCTGGGAGCCTCACCCTGACCCGTCGCACATTGACGCCTTACTGTCCCGGGACAGATACCTGAtgcacatccaacatggcgagAACTGTGTCACAGCAAAGCAGAAGGCGTCGAGATGA